One window from the genome of Variovorax sp. PAMC26660 encodes:
- a CDS encoding DUF3106 domain-containing protein: MRPLPAGAVVWAGALAVAAFGLTLASAQPRPEAAVKAMGSPASAASSAAATSPKAISPTKPLWSELTAEQQQALKPLVPHWNTLNAGQKRKWLALSRNYASMSADDQVTLHSRMIEWAALSNQQRTQARLNFAEVKRIPADERKAKWEQYQALSEEEKRKLAERAPAKPRGAAIPVRPVSSQKLVPVPAVTPGGQHTPRILLAPPPPPAPSTIMVATPPERTPATTSPAVAIVPAAPAPANITSPPVPAEAQVPAPSSAIEPPSSAP, from the coding sequence TTGCGCCCGCTCCCGGCGGGCGCAGTCGTTTGGGCGGGTGCGCTTGCAGTCGCGGCCTTCGGCCTGACGCTTGCCAGCGCCCAGCCCCGCCCCGAGGCGGCGGTCAAGGCCATGGGCAGCCCGGCATCGGCCGCCTCTTCCGCGGCAGCCACCAGCCCCAAGGCCATCTCGCCCACCAAGCCGCTCTGGAGCGAGCTCACCGCAGAACAGCAACAAGCCCTGAAGCCGCTGGTTCCTCACTGGAACACGCTGAATGCGGGGCAAAAGCGCAAGTGGCTGGCGCTGTCGCGCAACTACGCCAGCATGTCGGCCGATGACCAGGTCACGCTGCACAGCCGCATGATCGAATGGGCCGCCCTGAGCAACCAGCAGCGCACGCAGGCGCGCCTGAATTTCGCCGAGGTCAAACGCATCCCGGCCGATGAGCGCAAGGCCAAATGGGAGCAGTACCAGGCCTTGAGTGAAGAAGAAAAGCGCAAGCTCGCGGAGCGCGCACCGGCCAAGCCACGCGGTGCGGCCATTCCGGTGCGACCGGTTTCCTCGCAGAAGCTCGTGCCCGTGCCGGCCGTCACGCCTGGCGGCCAACACACGCCAAGAATCCTGCTGGCACCGCCGCCGCCGCCCGCCCCGTCGACGATCATGGTTGCAACCCCGCCGGAACGCACGCCAGCGACGACTTCGCCCGCAGTCGCCATCGTGCCCGCAGCGCCGGCACCCGCCAACATCACGTCCCCACCGGTCCCGGCCGAAGCCCAGGTGCCAGCGCCCTCCTCGGCGATCGAGCCGCCTTCTTCCGCTCCCTGA
- a CDS encoding DUF3619 family protein, with amino-acid sequence MNTKVPTSSSAAEDQFGQRLAARLSTGNRELSHDIGERLRVARAQAVASRKLPPQLRTAPVVVQSGRTLTLGGSWWTRIGSVVPLIALVAGLITISVMQDDDRATELAEVDSALLTGDLPPAAYTDPGFAQFLKADSASD; translated from the coding sequence ATGAACACTAAGGTTCCAACCTCTTCATCCGCCGCCGAAGACCAGTTCGGTCAGCGCCTGGCTGCCCGCCTGTCGACCGGCAACCGCGAGTTGTCGCACGACATCGGCGAACGCCTGCGTGTGGCCCGTGCGCAGGCCGTGGCCTCGCGCAAGCTGCCTCCGCAGTTGCGAACTGCGCCTGTCGTGGTGCAGTCGGGCCGCACGCTCACGCTGGGTGGCAGCTGGTGGACGCGCATCGGCTCTGTGGTGCCGCTGATCGCGCTCGTGGCCGGGCTCATCACCATCAGCGTGATGCAAGACGATGACCGCGCCACCGAGCTGGCCGAAGTGGATTCCGCGCTCCTGACCGGCGATCTGCCTCCTGCCGCCTACACCGACCCCGGTTTTGCCCAATTCCTGAAGGCCGACAGCGCCTCCGACTGA
- a CDS encoding RDD family protein: MVSNTPEASGSNQPVSPASPSTSAPVSIVPSLWRRMACWLYEGMLLFAVVFVSGWLFSTLGQMRDAMDSRRHLFQAFLFVVFGVYFVWFWAKGQTLAMKTWNIRIVDVHSHPVSQRRALARYLLSWVWFLPPLAAIAPFKLSGGKSTLLIFGWVAVWALLSRFHPDRQFWHDAWAGTRLVTSQPMSRR, translated from the coding sequence ATGGTTTCCAATACGCCCGAGGCTTCGGGATCCAATCAGCCCGTTTCGCCCGCCTCTCCTTCAACCAGCGCTCCTGTTTCGATAGTGCCCAGCCTGTGGCGCCGTATGGCCTGCTGGCTTTATGAAGGCATGCTGCTCTTTGCGGTGGTGTTCGTTTCGGGCTGGCTGTTCAGTACGCTGGGCCAGATGCGTGACGCCATGGACTCGCGCCGGCACCTGTTCCAGGCCTTCCTGTTCGTGGTGTTCGGCGTGTACTTCGTCTGGTTCTGGGCCAAGGGCCAGACACTCGCGATGAAAACCTGGAACATCCGCATCGTCGATGTCCACAGCCACCCTGTCAGCCAGCGCCGCGCCCTGGCGCGCTACCTGCTGAGCTGGGTCTGGTTCCTGCCGCCGCTGGCTGCCATCGCCCCCTTCAAGCTGTCGGGCGGCAAATCGACGCTCCTGATCTTCGGCTGGGTCGCCGTCTGGGCCCTGCTTTCCCGCTTTCATCCCGACCGCCAGTTTTGGCACGACGCCTGGGCCGGTACACGGCTTGTCACCTCCCAACCGATGAGCCGCCGATGA
- a CDS encoding P-II family nitrogen regulator gives MKQITAIVKPFKLEDVREALAEVGVTGLTVTEVKGFGRQKGHTELYRGAEYVVDFLPKMKVEVVVNEGDVERCIEAIVNSARTGKIGDGKIFVTAVERIVRIRTGEENENAV, from the coding sequence ATGAAGCAGATCACCGCCATCGTCAAACCCTTCAAGCTCGAGGACGTGCGCGAGGCCTTGGCCGAAGTGGGCGTCACCGGCCTGACCGTGACCGAGGTCAAGGGCTTCGGCCGCCAGAAGGGCCACACCGAGCTTTACCGCGGCGCCGAGTATGTGGTCGACTTCTTGCCCAAGATGAAGGTCGAGGTGGTCGTCAACGAGGGCGACGTGGAGCGCTGCATCGAAGCCATCGTCAATTCCGCACGCACCGGGAAGATCGGCGACGGGAAGATTTTTGTCACCGCCGTCGAGCGCATCGTGCGCATTCGCACCGGCGAAGAGAACGAAAACGCGGTCTGA
- a CDS encoding TIGR00730 family Rossman fold protein, translating into MNPEFSICVYCGSRPGERPEFSQAAQAVGQWIGQHGGQLVYGGGRTGLMGTVAEATRLAGGRVVGIIPKALVDKELANPLCDELHVVDTMHERKAMMGERADAFVALPGGIGTFEELFEIWTWRQLGYHDKPTGILNTAGYYDGLLGFLAHSVREGFMGEWQMDLIRTGTNATELLTALRAEVPLHPREDRLSENL; encoded by the coding sequence ATGAATCCTGAATTTTCGATCTGTGTGTATTGCGGCTCTCGTCCCGGCGAGCGCCCCGAGTTTTCCCAGGCTGCGCAAGCGGTTGGCCAATGGATCGGCCAGCACGGCGGCCAACTGGTCTACGGCGGCGGTCGCACCGGCCTGATGGGCACGGTGGCCGAAGCCACCCGCCTCGCCGGTGGCCGTGTGGTTGGCATCATTCCCAAGGCGCTGGTCGACAAGGAACTGGCCAATCCGCTGTGCGACGAGTTGCATGTGGTCGACACCATGCACGAGCGCAAGGCCATGATGGGCGAGCGCGCCGATGCCTTCGTGGCGCTGCCGGGCGGCATCGGCACCTTCGAGGAATTGTTCGAGATCTGGACCTGGCGCCAGCTCGGCTATCACGACAAGCCGACCGGCATCCTCAACACCGCCGGCTACTACGACGGACTGCTGGGCTTCCTGGCGCACAGCGTGCGCGAGGGCTTCATGGGCGAATGGCAGATGGACCTGATCCGCACAGGCACCAACGCCACCGAACTGCTGACGGCATTGCGTGCTGAAGTGCCGCTGCATCCGCGAGAAGACAGGCTGTCGGAAAACCTTTGA
- a CDS encoding RNA polymerase sigma factor has product MATEQELSDFLKSVERRAFKRSVYHVRDEEAALDIVQDSMMKLAQHYGDKPINELPMLFQRILSNCTLDWFRRQKTRRALFSNLSDFESVDDDGDFDLLENFVSPTDSRETESAEDTTRRAQVFHEIEEQIAALPGRQREAFLMRYWEEMDVAETAAAMGCSEGSVKTHCSRAVHALSKALKAKGISL; this is encoded by the coding sequence TTGGCCACTGAACAAGAACTCTCCGACTTCCTGAAAAGCGTCGAACGACGCGCTTTCAAGCGCTCGGTCTATCACGTGCGGGACGAAGAAGCGGCGCTCGATATCGTGCAGGACAGCATGATGAAGCTGGCGCAGCACTACGGCGACAAGCCGATCAACGAGCTGCCGATGCTGTTCCAGCGCATCCTGTCGAACTGCACGCTCGATTGGTTCCGCCGCCAGAAAACCCGCCGCGCCCTCTTCTCGAACCTCAGCGACTTCGAATCGGTCGACGACGACGGCGATTTCGACCTGCTGGAGAACTTCGTCTCGCCCACCGACTCTAGGGAAACGGAGAGTGCCGAAGACACGACCCGCCGCGCCCAGGTCTTCCACGAGATCGAGGAACAGATCGCGGCGCTGCCGGGCCGTCAACGCGAGGCTTTCCTGATGCGTTACTGGGAGGAAATGGACGTCGCCGAGACGGCCGCAGCGATGGGTTGCTCCGAAGGCAGTGTCAAAACCCATTGTTCGCGAGCCGTTCACGCTCTCAGCAAGGCGCTCAAGGCCAAGGGAATATCGCTATGA
- a CDS encoding diacylglycerol kinase produces the protein MSALPNLPDPAVNPQKARKGFERVWHATLISLHGLRAGWSEPAFRQEAVLSIVMIPISFWLGRSWVEVALLAGSAMLVMIVELLNTAVEAAIDRIGPEWHDLSKRAKDMGSAAVLLSLTLCGGIWIAALWQRFMS, from the coding sequence ATGAGTGCCTTGCCCAATCTTCCCGATCCCGCCGTCAACCCGCAGAAGGCCCGCAAGGGTTTCGAGCGCGTCTGGCACGCCACGCTGATCTCGCTGCACGGTCTGCGCGCCGGCTGGAGCGAGCCCGCCTTCCGCCAGGAAGCCGTTCTGTCGATCGTGATGATCCCGATCTCTTTCTGGCTGGGGCGCAGTTGGGTCGAGGTGGCGTTGCTTGCCGGCAGCGCGATGCTGGTGATGATCGTGGAGCTGCTCAACACCGCCGTGGAAGCCGCCATCGACCGTATCGGCCCCGAATGGCACGACCTCTCCAAGCGCGCCAAGGACATGGGCAGCGCCGCAGTGCTGCTGTCTCTCACGCTGTGCGGGGGCATCTGGATTGCAGCGTTGTGGCAGCGCTTCATGTCATGA